In a single window of the Drosophila albomicans strain 15112-1751.03 chromosome 3, ASM965048v2, whole genome shotgun sequence genome:
- the LOC117571410 gene encoding pickpocket protein 28, with product MSSYSTEPQMPIVDLEVPPKQFNPVSLATSNQWKRAALMAKSASACRESDDSEDEVDTKQQIKYGSGFQAAMAIIHEYCDYSTIHGIRYLGEKKRPWLERLFWVSVFLLSICTCFKLTMNIWDKWNNNPVIVSFAEKSTPVWEIPFPSVTVCSETKSRQRAFNFTDKYWQIRDFMNNVTGVINFTDEEKATFGSVTQVCDAHLHDMKYGFDLRRGIEIIDELSALAPSFEESFLDCKWRNNPIKCNEIFHKYVTDEGVCYSFNSLSPAEIFRAEGIIPDIIFREDNRMNSEWSVESGYNINAKTETYPNRVLGPGAKAGLYLFLGGMELDFDDMCRGPVQGFKILLHTPGEVPQVAKQYFRIPFDQEVLISIRPKIITTSDGLKYYEPQRRQCYFQDERHLRYFNIYSQSNCELECLANYTLKVCECVKFSMPRNMNAPVCGAGRLQCYNDAEDELLLKEFQQGMSQDGENTRAETDCNCLPSCTSIAYEAEISQADFDYKTVARQNPNGQQQQQKQEGMKMSRVSISFKEAQFLTSRRSELYGTTDFLANCGGLLGLFMGVSTLSIVELVYFCTVRLISNLRMRRKTRRELSLAANKEA from the exons aTGTCATCGTACAGCACGGAGCCACAGATGCCCATCGTGGATCTGGAGGTGCCACCCAAGCAATTCAATCCCGTCTCGTTGGCCACCTCGAATCAATGGAAGCGAGCCGCGCTAATGGCCAAATCGGCTTCGGCCTGCCGCGAATCGGATGACAGCGAGGATGAAGTGGATACCAAGCAGCAGATCAAGTATGGCAGCGGCTTCCAGGCAGCCATGGCCATCATCCATGAGTACTGTGACTACAGCACTATTCATGGTATACGTTATCTTGGCGAGAAGAAACGTCCGTGGTTGGAGCGTTTATTCTGGGTCAGCGTTTTTTTGCTTTCCATTTGCACGTGCTTCAAGCTGACGATGAACATTTGGGACAAGTGGAACAACAATCCGGTGATTGTCAGTTTCGCCGAGAAGTCCACACCAGTGTGGGAGATTCCTTTTCCCTCGGTCACAGTCTGCTCGGAGACTAAGTCCAGACAGCGTGCGTTTAATTTCACCGACAAATACTGGCAGATTCGAGATTTTATGAACAATGTCACTGGAGTTATAAATTTTACTGACGAGGA AAAAGCCACCTTTGGATCAGTGACTCAAGTGTGCGATGCTCACTTGCACGACATGAAATATGGCTTCGATTTAAGACGAGGTATTGAAATTATCGATGAACTGAGCGCATTAGCGCCTAGTTTCGAAGAGAGTTTTCTGGACTGCAAGTGGCGCAATAATCCCATCAAGTGTAACGAAATCTTTCACAAATATGTCACAGACGAAGGAGTTTGCTACAGCTTCAATTCACTAAGTCCAGCTGAAATATTTCGTGCCGAAGG CATTATACCCGATATTATATTCCGTGAGGACAATCGCATGAACTCCGAATGGTCTGTGGAGAGTGGCTACAACATTAATGCCAAGACTGAAACTTATCCGAATCGTGTGCTGGGTCCTGGTGCCAAGGCCGGTTTATATTTGTTCCTGGGTGGCATGGAACTGGATTTCGATGATATGTGCCGTGGTCCAGTGCAGGGCTTTAAA ATATTGCTGCACACACCGGGTGAAGTGCCGCAGGTGGCCAAACAATACTTCCGCATACCCTTCGATCAGGAAGTGCTGATCTCCATAAGACCAAAGATTATCACCACCTCAGATGGCTTGAAGTACTACGAGCCACAAAGGCGTCAATGCTACTTCCAGGATGAGCGACATTTGCGCTACTTTAACATCTACTCGCAGAGCAACTGTGAGCTGGAATGTTTAGCCAACTATACACTAAAAGTCTGCGAATGTGTCAAGTTCTCCATGCCAC GCAACATGAACGCCCCGGTTTGCGGAGCTGGTAGATTGCAGTGCTACAACGATGCAGAGGACGAGCTACTGCTCAAGGAATTCCAACAGGGTATGTCTCAAGATGGCGAGAATACGCGTGCCGAAACCGATTGCAATTGTTTGCCTTCATGCACCTCGATTGCTTATGAGGCAGAAATATCTCAGGCTGATTTCGACTACAAGACAGTGGCGAGACAGAATCCGAatggacaacagcagcagcaaaagcaagagGG TATGAAAATGTCGCGGGTATCAATCTCCTTTAAGGAGGCACAATTTCTTACCTCACGCCGCTCGGAACTTTATGGCACCACCGACTTTCTGGCCAATTGTGGCGGTCTGTTGGGTCTCTTCATGGGTGTCTCCACATTGAGTATTGTGGAGCTAGTTTATTTCTGCACAGTGCGTTTGATATCCAATTTGCGTATGCGTCGCAAGACACGCAGAGAATTGTCTCTGGCCGCCAACAAGGAGGCTTAa
- the LOC117571416 gene encoding putative uncharacterized protein DDB_G0294196, producing the protein MYQRQSLGANSTHFFIILLLILQVFHISESQSQVQPQFVSSSSLEAFQSKQKMPPAYVNGLLSLKGSLLTNNFQLKPIVNSNIGNRELGSHLDFKMSPQTDEAKQLLAEAKYNFRELNSNIAKSPQKQEDSKQLLALQERNMDKDKLHQQLDQLQLELRKQDDQLSKQDMELAAQVSATSAPLQQMPGPVHPPIEQLAEQSQGPQPVLQSSSQLLDLPQSTAERDTTPLVQADGESNCYAKMQLLQQLAEHFGQSQPQQLQQQSQQQQLQQQAQQQQQPQQLRSNLAQLSADAEEDDEEQYFEKANTTEQCDETTRKPKSTTTKKPTARTTHKLPCCSKKPKHKKPKQSVKKDKEGTQLKRSHRHTTMKPNLRIDAIATLIRYRNKQNDPNAAQLNEPQRPLHAQLGKNRRKQKSRWRTSLKSKTRKERGVVTRKQLLQAEIKLWPIKIAH; encoded by the coding sequence ATGTATCAGCGTCAAAGTCTTGGCGCTAATTCAACTCATTTCTTCATTATCTTGTTACTCATACTGCAAGTCTTTCATATCTCAGAATCTCAGTCGCAAGTGCAGCCACAGTTTGTTTCAAGCTCTTCATTGGAGGCGTTTCAATCCAAGCAGAAAATGCCGCCAGCTTATGTGAATGGTTTGCTTAGTTTGAAGGGAAGTCTGTTGACCAACAACTTTCAGCTAAAGCCAATTGTGAACAGCAACATTGGAAATCGGGAACTTGGCTCTCATTTAGACTTCAAAATGTCGCCACAAACAGACGAGGCAAAGCAGCTGCTAGCTGaagcaaaatacaattttcgtGAGCTCAACTCAAATATTGCAAAGTCACCACAAAAGCAAGAGGATTCCAAGCAATTGCTGGCACTGCAAGAACGCAATATGGATAAGGATAAACTGCATCAGCAACTCGATCAGCTGCAATTAGAGCTGCGGAAACAGGACGATCAGCTGAGCAAACAGGATATGGAGTTGGCTGCTCAAGTCTCGGCAACTTCAGCGCCATTGCAGCAAATGCCTGGACCAGTTCATCCGCCAATCGAGCAGCTTGCTGAGCAGTCGCAAGGCCCCCAACCCGTGTTACAGTCTTCTTCACAGTTGCTGGATTTGCCACAATCAACAGCTGAGCGGGATACAACTCCTTTGGTGCAAGCGGATGGTGAATCCAATTGCTATGCCAAGATGCAGCTGCTTCAACAGCTGGCCGAGCACTTCGGACAGAGCCAgccacaacaactgcagcagcaatcgcaacagcagcagctgcaacaacaagcacaacagcagcaacagccacagcaactgcGTTCGAACTTAGCGCAGTTATCAGCGGATGCAGAGGAAGATGATGAAGAACAGTATTTTGAGAAGGCAAACACAACGGAGCAATGCGATGAGACAACCAGAAAACCCAAATCCACCACTACTAAAAAACCCACAGCACGCACAACACACAAGTTGCCTTGTTGCAGCAAAAAACCAAAGCATAAGAAGCCAAAACAAAGCGTTAAGAAAGATAAAGAAGGAACGCAACTGAAGCGATCTCATCGACACACAACCATGAAGCCTAATCTGCGTATCGATGCCATTGCTACATTAATACGATATCGCAATAAGCAGAACGATCCAAATGCAGCTCAGCTGAATGAACCTCAACGTCCATTGCATGCGCAGCTTGGCAAGAATCGGAGGAAGCAAAAATCCAGGTGGAGAACGAGCCTGAAGAGCAAAACTCGCAAAGAACGTGGTGTTGTCACCAGAAAGCAGCTTTTGCAGGCTGAAATCAAACTGTGGCCCATCAAAATAGCACACTGA